The following are encoded together in the Penicillium digitatum chromosome 3, complete sequence genome:
- a CDS encoding Fungal transcriptional regulatory protein, N-terminal, translating into MYEIAIRTELNDRLPEAARISGGEADSLRVLTYQARRPIRPGGLQGFIPPLDDLVFSPLRSLGASPIYNAINMSARLDDSKRRSRVLPRSRLGCRTCKIRRVKSQVRFRRERRAFAYYFECAASSIGGGLDVYFWRTVVPQVCRYEPAVWDAIITISALFERPQKCPDHVLQRYDDNISLTKSHQDALGWYSRSVSAVRQRIEQGSVDVFVGLISCVLFICIEAIQGNADGAVQLYCQGVQLINALRSQITSLAAGKASLLEDTIIPIFIRLGTFALTVGGTPVTDLLQDTEYALTQQFDSLKSAREAIVLLAIEIPLFETACTKESPQGHVYHMPDEFNTRRFSLVARLRNWHIAFHKLMTVLCAKDILSLQQIGTSALLLSYHEMLYIMLETCTSLSLMQFDAYLPNFQNIVEQSAIAPKASVRSDGTQPPFTFDLNVGLPLWFTSLRCREPRTRRAALALLRQAPLVQGFYQCSMWAAVGETIMELEESYAMAKKVAYHSPNSGTLDLKDGPIPSFELAASSYSALADMGSTTPTALFIPEEVRIGPIAAFRPIDGFPSGTTEADIAKWNRGPDQVFLRYSRSERGMGGNSYRVVYEYVPFDF; encoded by the exons atgtatgaaatagcaattaggacggagttaaatgaccgcctcccggaggcg gctaggatctctggaggggaagctgactcgctgagg GTGCTTACTTATCAGGCACGGCGGCCGATAAGACCGGGCGGACTCCAGGGCTTCATCCCACCTCTTGATGATCTTGTGTTCTCCCCGCTGAGGTCTCTGGGTGCAAGCCCAATATACAATGCTATCAACATGTCTGCTCGGTTGGACGATTCAAAGCGTCGCTCAAGAGTCCTCCCGAGGTCAAGGCTAGGATGCAGAACTTGCAA AATTCGACGAGTCAA GTCGCAGGTGCGATTTCGAAGAG AGCGCCGTGCGTTTGCCTACTATTTTGAATGTGCTGCCTCTTCTATTGGTGGTGGATTGGATGTTTATTTCTGGCGCACTGTTGTCCCGCAGGTTTGCCGCTATGAACCAGCTGTCTGGGATGCCATCATCACTATCAGTGCGCTATTTGAGCGTCCCCAAAAATGCCCGGATCATGTGTTACAACGCTATGATGACAATATCTCTCTCACTAAAAGCCATCAAGACGCCTTGGGTTGGTACTCGCGTTCGGTCTCTGCTGTTCGCCAGCGCATCGAGCAGGGTAGCGTAGACGTCTTTGTGGGACTGATTAGTTGTGTGCTTTTCATCTGCATTGAGGCCATCCAGGGAAATGCAGACGGGGCAGTGCAGCTTTATTGTCAAGGCGTGCAGCTCATAAACGCTTTGCGTTCCCAAATAACATCTCTGGCCGCGGGTAAAGCTTCGTTATTGGAGGATACAATTATCCCAATCTTTATCCGTTTGGGCACATTCGCTCTCACCGTTGGTGGGACTCCTGTGACTGATTTACTACAAGACACTGAATATGCCTTGACGCAACAGTTTGACTCACTCAAGTCTGCTCGTGAGGCGATCGTGCTCTTAGCTATAGAGATCCCGCTCTTTGAAACCGCTTGTACCAAAGAATCACCCCAGGGTCATGTTTACCATATGCCCGATGAATTCAATACTAGGCGATTCAGTCTAGTGGCTAGGCTAAGGAACTGGCATATTGCCTTTCATAAATTGATGACAGTTCTTTGCGCCAAAGACATCTTATCGTTGCAACAGATCGGTACTAGTGCCCTTCTGTTGAGTTATCATGAAATGTTGTATATCATGCTCGAGACCTGCACATCGTTGTCACTGATGCAATTCGACGCTTACCTACCAAACTTCCAAAACATTGTTGAACAGTCTGCCATTGCACCGAAAGCCTCGGTGCGATCAGACGGCACCCAACCACCATTTACATTTGACCTTAACGTTGGTCTTCCGCTTTGGTTCACCAGTCTTCGCTGCCGTGAACCGCGTACCCGACGTGCGGCCCTGGCTCTACTTCGTCAAGCGCCCTTGGTGCAAGGGTTTTACCAATGCTCAATGTGGGCAGCCGTAGGCGAAACGATAATGGAGCTAGAAGAATCGTACGCAATGGCAAAAAAAGTAGCCTATCATTCACCCAATTCCGGTACACTGGATCTCAAAGATGGACCAATTCCTAGCTTCGAACTTGCCGCAAGCTCGTACTCTGCTCTTGCGGATATGGGATCGACAACACCAACAGCACTGTTTATCCCAGAGGAGGTGCGCATCGGACCCATTGCTGCTTTTCGGCCAATAGATGGCTTCCCCTCTGGAACCACAGAGGCAGACATCGCAAAGTGGAACCGGGGCCCAGACCAAGTCTTTCTACGGTATTCCCGGAGCGAGCGCGGCATGGGTGGCAATTCTTATCGGGTTGTGTACGAATACGTCCCTTTTGACTTCTGA
- a CDS encoding Zinc finger, CCHC-type, protein MRRSATPGPSSSPREYQTHEQTIDPTGNHPSHETVTETYRREKVQVGAEPPKVPGPIRVIGSGERFSIAKVLRETYVTIPLAQLLDRSEATRKEFAWFLQDATPRFRVRRVKIRDPVSFVSDKVYEGRDRTNQLMICAPAVTSEALEDDGRSSPMFVEAWIGDKKILRTLLDGGSLVELISERMASQISACTYVDNGKEISLADNHTTVLKRYMHLPVNVSGVRAFVKSYIINANTYDLLLGVRWMRRVRHAVDYGEGQVTIQGSNGIPVTLETAMAPIECLDELPVICIDEEGVDDILQRVIDDTEPGGFLNDPDDHPRSDGAVVRTIRGDFPVQQWAGESELQENQQPVIYHCYNGEEKPPKNIKRVHWTEHLEFIPADDGDEDVECII, encoded by the coding sequence ATGCGACGGAGTGCCACACCTGGACCTTCGAGTAGTCCGAGAGAATATCAGACACACGAACAAACGATTGACCCCACTGGCAATCATCCATCCCATGAAACGGTCACAGAGACGTATCGAAGGGAGAAGGTTCAAGTCGGAGCGGAACCCCCTAAGGTGCCCGGACCGATCCGAGTGATTGGTTCTGGGGAACGGTTCTCGATCGCCAAAGTGCTACGAGAGACATATGTGACGATTCCTCTTGCCCAGTTACTTGATCGCTCAGAAGCAACTCGGAAGGAATTTGCCTGGTTCCTACAAGATGCCACCCCACGATTCAGAGTCCGACGTGTTAAAATCCGCGATCCCGTTAGCTTTGTATCCGACAAGGTATATGAAGGACGCGACCGAACTAACCAATTGATGATCTGCGCTCCAGCGGTTACTTCTGAAGCCTTGGAGGATGACGGACGTTCGTCACCAATGTTTGTGGAAGCATGGATCGGGGATAAAAAGATACTTCGAACGCTGCTAGACGGTGGATCGCTAGTGGAGCTGATCTCCGAGAGAATGGCAAGTCAGATCAGTGCATGCACCTATGTGGATAATGGGAAGGAAATCAGTCTAGCAGACAACCATACCACGGTGCTAAAACGTTATATGCATCTACCGGTGAATGTGTCTGGTGTGAGAGCCTTTGTGAAGTCCTACATCATCAATGCGAACACATATGATCTGCTTCTTGGGGTTCGATGGATGAGGCGAGTCCGACACGCAGTGGACTATGGCGAGGGACAAGTAACAATTCAAGGTTCAAATGGGATCCCAGTGACATTGGAGACGGCGATGGCTCCAATAGAATGTCTTGACGAACTGCCAGTGATCTGCATTGATGAAGAGGGAGTGGATGACATCCTTCAACGAGTGATCGACGATACTGAGCCAGGAGGGTTTCTAAACGACCCAGATGACCACCCTCGATCGGATGGGGCAGTCGTTCGAACAATCCGAGGGGATTTCCCCGTTCAACAATGGGCGGGTGAATCAGAACTGCAAGAGAATCAACAACCAGTCATCTATCATTGTTACAACGGAGAAGAGAAACCCCCGAAAAATATAAAAAGAGTCCATTGGACAGAACATCTCGAATTTATTCCCGCCGACGACGGCGATGAGGACGTCGAATGCATTATATAG